The nucleotide window CTGCTCACCGCCGCTGCCGCCCTCACTGGCAGTTTTTTCTCGGGTAAGCAATTGTGGTTGCAAAGCTTGCCAGAGGGACACCCCTATATCCCGGATTGTGGCGCCTCGGTGGCCTATTTGTTTGAAGTAGAAAGTTTTTTTAACGCTCTCGACAAACTGCTGCGCGGCGATGGCAATTGCGCCGAAGTACAGTGGACATTTTTGGGCCTGAGCATTCCCGGCTGGACCCTGGTGTGTTTTATTGGGCTGGCGGCCTTGGCTTTGTGGCAGTTCACTCGCAAGCCCGATAGAATCAACAACTAACCACAACCCATAAAAGTCCCGCACTATGTTAGAGAACTGTAAATCACTGCAAGAACGTTGGGGCGGTGTCAGCCACATCATCGACCGCTGGCTGCAGAACCGTCAGGAGCTGCTGGTGGGCTATTGCGACCTGAGCAATGTGACGGAGTTTGACAGCAACAACCCAGATCATGGCCAGCAATTACAGGCGCTTTGTGAGAACCTGGTGGACTATATTTCCGCAGGCCACTTTGAGGTGTACCAGCAGCTGATGGAAGAAGGCCGGGCCTTTAACGACAAACAAGCCCTAAGTGAGGCCAGCCAGCTACTCAATGAAGTGCACAGTGCTACCCAGGCAGCCCTGGATTTTAACGACAAATACCTGGCTACCGATGACTTGGAAACCCTGGCGGTTGACCTGTCACAGTTGGGAGAATCCCTGGCCGCGCGCTTTGAAATTGAAGACCGCATGATTGAAGTTCTTCACACCGCTCATCAAGAACAGGCAAGCGCAGGCTAACAACACCAATCAACCACAAAAAAACCTCGGTAATCACTTACCGAGGTTTTTTTGTGGTTGAACACGGTCTGAAGCGGTTTAAGGGTTCACTTTAAACAGCTCTACATCAAATACCAGCGTCGAATGAGGTTGAATGGTCGGCCCTGCAGCACGTCCGCCGTAGGCCAATTCAGAAGGAATAAAGAAGCGGTATTTAGCGCCCTCTTTCATCAACTGTACACCCTCTGTCCAACCGGGAATGACCCGGTTCAGCGGGAAGGTAATTTTCTGGTCACGATCGACAGAGCTATCGAAAACGGTGCCATCAATTAAGGTACCGTGGTAATGCACCTCGACCTCATCGGTGGCCTCAGGGCGGGCACCAGAGCCTTCGGTTAATACCTGATACTGCAAGCCGGAGTCTGTGGTCACCACACCATCTTTGCTGGCATTTTCAGTGAGGAACTGCTGACCAGCCTGCCAGTTGGGGTTGGATTGTTTACGTTGCAAAGCGATTACCTCCTGACGAACCACCAAATAATTGCTTGCTGTGGTATCCACTACCTCCAGGGCACTGTCGTCGCTAACCTGGACGGCACTGCTGGCAACCGCATCGCGAGCGCCTTGGGCCACTGCGTCGGCATTGACCACCACACCATCACGCTGCATCTGTTTGGCCAGTTCATAGCCCAATAGATAGCTGGCTTTGTTGGCATCGGAGTCCAGCGTCAGTGGCTCCGGCTGCCTCTCTTCTTTGCCGCAGCCGCTTAATTGCAACGCCAGCAGGCTGGCAATGGCTATTGCGAGTGTTTTTTTCATGGCTTAGCCCTTATCGTCGGTTTGTGCCGGAGTGACTTTCAGCAATTCAACGTCAAACTGAAGCACTGAGTTGGGGCCAATACTCGGGGTGCCACCGGGCCCGTAGGCCAATTCCGCAGGGATAGTCAGTTGCCATTTATCCCCTTCTTTCATCAGTTGCAACGCTTCCGTCCAGCCGGGAATCACCTGGTTCACCTGAAAGTTTGCGGGCACACCGCGCTTAAAGGAGCTGTCAAATTCGCTGCCGTCGATCAATGTGCCGCGGTAGTGGACTTCAACACTGTCAGCCGCCCCTGGTGTCGCGCCCTCCCCGGAAGCGAGCACTTTGTATTGCAGGCCTGTGTCAGTGGTAACCACATCTTCTTTGGCGCCATTGGCTTGCAGGAAGACCTGTCCTTCCGCCAGATTCTTCTCAGCCAGTTGGTTAAATTCCGCCTCTGCCTTGGCTTGTGCTTCTTGCTGCAAAGCCAACTGATCTTTTTGGAAAGTTTCGATGGTCTGAGCAATTTCCTCCTGGCTCAAGCGTTCTTTGCCCTCAGCGACATCGCGGACAGCCAGCAACAGGGCATCGCTGTCCAGGTGAAAACCCTGGGCCTGGAACTGCTTCGCCATATTCTGGCCAATCAGGTAGCTCATTTTCTGCTGCTGGGTGGTCAACTCCACCTCGGCATTGCTGGCGGCTTTGTCCGCAGCCTGCTCGTTGCAACCTGCAAGGGCTACTGCAAAAGTGGCGATCGCCACGGGCTTGATTAACTTCATATTCCCTCCGATTCTCGGGTAAACAAAATGCTGAATTCTATAGCAATCACGACACCATAACTTATATGTTCATACACAGTGCGGCATCGATCACGGTTGCTGGGGGCTCGGGCATGGAAAGGGATTGCCCATAGGCCATCAGGTTGGCCAAAACTGGCTGCTGATTCGTTGCTTCTACAGTGTCACACTGGCTTTGCCACCAGTTCCATATCTGTTGCTGGCTATAGCGCTCTGCCTCCAATTCGGCAGCCAGCAACAACTGCCTTGCCGAGTCGTAGTCTCTGCCTAATTGATCTTCTGGCAGTTGTTGGCGCAGCCCTCGCAACGGCTTAATAACATGGCTATTCCACTGGTCAGTCACTTGATCTAGCGCCTCAATGTGTTGAGCTTGTAACTGATAGCCTTGGCTACCGGCAAAGCAACAGAACAGCAGCAGATTCACATTGGCACCGTGGGCGTTTTGCATGGCCAGGCACCAGGGTTCGATGTCACCGTAGAGGGCCAGCGAGTAATTCCAGAACGGGTTGTTGTTGCTGTCACTCATCGCGGGTGTAGAGCAAATCCCAAACACCGTGGCCAAGGCGTTCACCGCGTTTTTCAAACTTGGTCACCGGGCGGTAATCCGGGCGCGGAGAAAACTCCCCTGAACCAGCTACATTGCTAAAGTTGGCAGCCGCTTCCATAACCTCCAGCATATGCTCGGCGTAATTTTGCCAATCCGTCGCCAAATGAAAGGTGCCGCCAACCGCCAGCTTGCGGCCAATTTGCTCGACGAACACCGGCTGGACAATGCGCCGCTTGTGGTGCTTTTTCTTGTGCCAGGGATCCGGGAAGTACAGCTGTACCCGCGCCAGACTGGCATCGGCAATACAGTCTTCCAGCACATCGTTGGCATCCGCCAGATAGCAGCGCAAGTTACTCAAGCCCTGCTTGCCGGCATTGTTAATCAGGCGGCCAACGCCTGGAGGGTGCACATCGATACCAATAAAGTCTTTGTCCGGCTCTGCCGCCGCCATTTCCAACAACGAATCGCCCATACCAAAGCCAATTTCCAACACCAAGGGGGCGTTACGGCCAAACGTTGCTCCGGTATCCAGTGAGCCGTCATAAAGGCTGAGCCCGTACTCTGGCCACCAACGTTCAAAGGCGTTGTTCTGGCCTTCGGTCATACGGCCACCGCGCACCACAAAGCTGCGTATCGACTTTTTCTTAAATTCCGGTTTTATTTCCATTAGGGTTTATTCTTTTTGAAAGCGCTCACTAACAGGAAGGCCCAGCCGGCCAGAAAAGCGAGACCACCCAGCGGGGTGATGGCACCGAGCCACTTTATCCCGGTGGTTGCAAGCACGTACAGTGAGCCAGAAAAGACCACAATGCCCACCGTAAATAGCCAGGCGCTGATACTCGCCATACGCCGACACACAAGCTGCCCAGCCGACGCCAGAGACAAAAGGGCAAGAGTATGAAACATCTGATATTGCACAGCGGTTTCCCAGACACCCAATTGATAAGCGGTAAATGTGGGTTTTAGCCCGTGGGCGCCAAAAGCACCGAGGGCAACAGCCGTAAAACCACTGATTGCGGCAATGGCCAACCACTTTCTTTGCATGTGAAATCCCTAAAACAAGAAAGCCGCAACGAATATTGCGGCTTTAACGAACTGTGTTAGTTGCCTATCAGGCTTCCATAGAGGCCCGGACTTTTTTCATGGCGTTCTTTTCCAGCTGGCGGATACGCTCAGCGGAAACACCGTACTTGTCCGCCAGATCGTGCAGGGTGGCTTTTTCTTCGCTCAGCCAACGCTGCTGCAAAATGTCCCGACTGCGCTCGTCCAACTCTTGCATAGCCAGCCCCATACGGCTGTAACTGTCTGCCTGACTGTCTTCTTGCTCCAGCTGCATCGCCGGGTCAGAGCGCTTGTCTTCCAGGTAGTAAACCGGTGCCTGGTAAGCGTTGTCGTCGTCATCGTTGTCGGGGGCGTCAAAACCGGTGTCGTGGGCAGAGAGACGTTTTTCCATCTCGTATACCTGATCCACTTCCACACCCAGATCGCTGGCTACCGCTTTAGCCTCATCGTGGGTCAACCAGGCCAAGCGCTTTTTCTGGCCGCGCAAGTTGAAGAACAGTTTGCGCTGAGCCTTGGTGGTCGCCACTTTAACGATGCGCCAGTTGCGCAATACGTATTCGTGAATCTCGGCTTTGATCCAATGCACTGCAAACGACACCAGACGCACGCCCTTTTCAGGGTTGAAACGCTTGACGGCTTTCATCAAGCCAACGTTTCCTTCCTGAATCAGATCCGCCATATTGAGGCCGTAGCCGTTATAGCTGCGGGCAATATGCACCACAAAACGCAGGTGTGACATGACCAACTGACGGGCTGAATCCAGGTTTTCCTGATAATAAAGCTGCTCGGCGAGGGCTTTTTCATCCTCGGCAGAGAGCACCGGAATGGTATTAACCCCTTGAATATAGGCGCCAATGTTGGCTCCCGGAGATAACCACTCGGTAGATTGCAGGGCTGTGCTAGTGCTTGTCGTCATACTTGTCTTCTGTGATAGGTACCACTATGTACCTTGATTCCCATTGGCGATGCCAGAAGGGCCGGTTAGTTTACCATTTCTTTATGGCTTGGCAACCGAACCCAGTACTTGATTCAAAGTGCTGTTTTATAGTGAATTTTTTAAAAAATCTATGACCTTTATCAAGCTTTACATTGAAGGTTAGCGCGGTTCTATGTCACCCAGGTGACGCCCTACTGCCAGCCAGGCACCAACCAGGCCAAGTACACCACCGCCCAATAGCAAAGCCCCCAGTTCGGTAATACCGAGGTTGACGATCTCAAAGCCGCTTTCGTAAAGGGCGCTGAGGTGGGCCACAGAGGCGCCGAGCCACAACAGCCCGGCACATACCAACAGCCACCCCAGCAGGCCGCCGGACACACCGTACCAGAGGCCGGTGTAGAGAAATGGTCGGCGCACGTAACCGTTGGTACCCCCCACCAGTTTGACCACCACAATCTCATCACGGCGATTTTCCACCGCCAGGCGAATGGTATTACCGATCACCAGCAGCACCCCCAGGGCCAGCGCAATGCCCAGAGCAAAGGCCACCCGGCGACCCATATTGAGTATGCCGTGAAGGCGTTGCACCCATTGCATGTCCAAGCGAACACTGTCCACCAGAGGCAATTGTTGCAGTTCATCCGCTGTGGCAGACAGCTCTTCGGGGCTAACCAGCCCTTGGTCAAACTCAAGCACCAGCACATGGGGCAGAGGGTTTTCCTCCAACTGCGCCAAGGCATCACCGAGCCCGGAATGTGACTGAAATTCCTGCAAGGCATCCTCCGCAGACACCAGCTGGGCACGGGTCACCAAAGGGCGGGTTTTCAGTTGCAAGTGCAGTTTGTTGGCCGCCGAAAGGCTGCTGCCGTGCTTGAGGTACAGGCTCATCTGGGCGCTGCTTTCAATGCCATCGCTCACCTGTTGCAGGTTGTTAACCACCGCATAGAGGGCCGCTGGCAACGCCAGGGCAATAGCAATCACCAAGGTGGTCATGGTGGCTTGCAGGGGCATTTCACGCATCTTGCGCCAGGCGTTGATGGCACTGTCGCGATGGTGCTGAGCCCAGCTGTGCAACCTGGCACCCACACCGGTACGACTTTCCCGGGCACCTCGAGCGCGTTGGGTAGCGTGATTATTGCTCGCCATAAACACCACCGCCGTAGCCGTATTCAAAGGCGCTGTCGCCAACCAGCTGCCCCTGTTGCAACGCCAGGCGGCGCAAACCCAGCTGGGATATCAAGCTGATATCGTGGGTGGCGATCAACATGGTCACCCCCACTTCGTTAAAACGTCGCAGCAAGCCCATAATTTCCGCCGACAGTTCCGGGTCTAGATTACCGGTGGGTTCATCCGCCAACAGAATTCGAGGCTTGTGCACCAGCGCACGGGCAATACCCACCCGTTGCTGTTCACCGCCAGACAAACTGATCGGGTTCTGGCGCTCTTTATCCAGTAAGCCAACACCATCCAAAACCGCCCGCACCCGCTTGCCAATATCGCGAGCCGGAAAGCCCGACACCTGTAACGGCAGCGCCACATTGGCGTATACACTGCGGTCGAACAGCAGTTGATGATTTTGAAACACCACCCCTACATTGCGACGGTAGTAAGGCACCTGGCTGCGATGCAGACGGCCTAGGTTCTTGCCATTGATCAACAGCTGACCTCGGGTGGGCAGCTCCATGGCCATAATCAGTTTGAGCAAAGTGCTTTTGCCTGCACCAGAATGACCGGTAAGAAACGCCATTTCCCCTGCCTCAAGCTCAAAGCTGACCCCGTTAAGAGCCTCTTTGCCGCCGGGGTAACGCTTGCCTACGGAATCAAACTTAATCATCGATGCTCGTTTCGCTGGCCAGCAGGGCCGACACAAACTCAGCGGCCACAAAGGGTTGCAGGTCATCAGCGCCTTCGCCAACACCGATAAAGCGAATCGGCGCGCCAAAGCGGCGGGCCAACGCAAAAGCAATCCCGCCCTTGGCGGTGCCATCCAATTTGGTCAGCGCAATACCACTCACTTCTACAGCATCGTGGAATTGTTGCATTTGCGACAGAGCGTTTTGGCCAGTGCCCGCATCCAACACCAGCAACACTTCGTGGGGAGCGCTGTCGTCCAGCTTGGCAATCACCCGCTGCACTTTTTTCAGCTCTTCCATCAAATTACTTTTGTTGTGCAGGCGACCGGCGGTGTCGGCAATAATCACATCCACATTCTTGGCGCGGGCCGACTGGATGGCGTCAAAAATAACCGACGCGCTATCGGCACCGGTGTGCTGAGCCACCACTGGCACCTGGTTGCGTTCGCCCCAAGCCTGCAACTGCTCTACCGCAGCCGCACGGAAGGTATCGCCGGCCGCCAGCATCACCGATTTACCTTCCCCCTGCAGGCGCTTGGCCAGTTTGCCAATGGTGGTGGTCTTGCCCACACCGTTAACGCCCACAACTAGGAGAATAAAAGGGCCATCTGCCTGGGTGTCACAAGCGAGCGGTTGCTCACAGGGCACCAGCACATCTTGCAGCATGCGTTGCAGAGCCGCCTGCAACGCAGCACTGTCTTTCAGTTCACTGCGTTTTAGCTGATCGGTGAGATTGGCAATAATATCCGCCGTGGTTTCCACGCCCACATCAGCCATTAAAAGCTGGGTTTCCAACTCGTCCAGCAACTCTTCGTCGATGACCTTGCGGCCCATAAACAGGCTACCAATACCTGAACCGGTGCGCGCCAACGCCCGACGCATGCGCTCACGAAAGGAAACCTTGGGTTTTTCCGCCGTCATTGGCTGAGGGCTATCAGCTGAGGGGGTATCGGATGGGAGGTTATCGGCTGGGGCAGCGCCTGCCACCTCAGACTTGCGACGGAAGCGGCCGAATAAACCGCCCTTTTTACTGTTCTCTGAATCGCCGCTGGCAGCTGCGGAGTGCTCGTTGTCGGACATGGGTTTTATCGAATTAATGGGCTGTGGGGAAGGGGTTATTGAAAGTCGTGTATCCTATCACCTCTTTGCGACAGAAGCCGTACTCATGTCACCAAAACCCTCCCGTCCACGAACCGCGAACAGCAAAAACCAGCTGCGAATTATCGGTGGTCAATGGCGCGGCCGGAAGCTGGATTTCCCAGACGTAGAAGGGCTTAGACCCAGTGGCGATCGGGTGCGGGAAACTCTGTTTAACTGGTTGAGTTTCCATCTTCCCGGCGCCCGTTGTCTGGATCTGTTTGCCGGTTCTGGGGCACTGGGCCTTGAGGCTCTGTCTCGAGGGGCTGCGCATACCGTACTGGTGGAAAAAAACCCAACCGCCGCCCGGCAATTGCAAAGCCACTGCCAAACCTTGGGTGCCGATGCCAAGGTATTGGCAACCGATGCCCTGGCCTGGCTTAAAACCAGCAGTGCCAGCCCTTTTGATGTGGTGTTTCTTGATCCACCTTTTGGCAAGGAGCTGCTGGAGTCATGCTATCAACTATTAACAGATCATGGCTGGCTGACATCCAATGCACTCGTCTACGTAGAGTGCGGAGCCAATGAGCATAACCCCGCTCCAAATAACTGGGAACTGCATAGAGAAAAGCACAGTGGCCAGGTGGTTTATCGCCTATACCGCTGTGGCTAGAGCGATTTGCCAGTTAACACGGAGTTGTCTACTATCGATGGCCCACTGTACCGACAATAATTATGAAAAAAGTCATCTACCCAGGCACCTTTGATCCAATCACCAATGGCCATGTGGATTTGGTGGAGCGGGCAACCCGACTGTTTGACCACATTGTGGTGGCCATCGCCAGCAGCGAAAGTAAGGGGCCGCTGTTTACTTTGGAAGAACGCATCGCCCTCGCCCAGGAAGCTTTGGCTCACCTGGGTGACAAAGTAGAGGTAAAAGGCTTTAACTGCTTGATGGTGGATTTCCTCCATCGGTGTGGGGCACAAGCGGTGCTGCGCGGTTTGCGAGCCGTGTCTGACTTTGAGTACGAATTCCAATTAGCCAATATGAACCGCGCTCTATCCACCAACGCGGAAAGCATTTTTCTGACCCCTGCGGAAAAACACTCCTACATCTCTTCTTCCCTAGTGCGGGAGATCGGCTCTCTGGGCGGTGATATCAGCGCCTTTGTTCACCCAGTCGTGGCTGCGGCTTTGAAGAAAAAATTTAACCTCTAAGCCAGATATTCCACCTCTTTGCCATAAAACTGTGCGATGGTGTCAGTAGCAACCAGAGGTCATCTATGGACACAATCACACAAGCCAGCGTACGCCCCAGCAAAAGCCTGGAGCTGTTGTCACACCGGGAAATCTCCGAGCTATTAAATACCAATGCCGACGTATTGGGGCAATTTCGCCAGTGCGCTCTGGCGGTGCTAAACACCGGCAGCGAGATTGATGACGCCGCAGAGATGCTGGCGGCTTATAAAGATTTTGAAGTCGCGGTTGAGCCCACGTCACGGGGCCTGAGACTGCGTGTATTCAATGCCCCAGCGTCTGCATTTGTGGACGGCAAGATGATTCGCGGTATCCAAGATCATCTGTTTGCCGCCCTGCGGGATATCGTCTTCACCCACACCAAGCTGCTCGCCAAACAGCCCCCCGAAAATCCAGAAGCCATCACCGACATTGTGTTTCGCATCGCCCGCAATGCGGACGCCCTGCCCTCCAATACGGCACCGAACCTGGCGGTGTGCTGGGGTGGCCACTCGATCAGCCGTGAGGAGTACGATTACTCCAAGCTGGTGGGTTATCAGCTGGGGTTGCGGGGTATCAACATTGCCACCGGTTGCGGCCTGGGCGCCATGAAAGGCCCGATGAAAGGCGCCACCATCGGCCACGCCAAGCAGCAAATCCACAATGGCCGCTATATGGGCATTTCAGAGCCGGGAATTATTGCCTCTGAATCCCCAAACCCGATTGTGAACGAGCTGATGATCTTGCCAGATATTGAAAAACGGCTTGAGGCATTTGTGCGCCTGGCTCACGCCATTGTGGTGTTTCCCGGTGGCGCCGGCACCACTGAGGAAATTC belongs to bacterium SCSIO 12696 and includes:
- a CDS encoding disulfide bond formation protein B, which encodes MDTVKLPGVRACFGIIFLVCCGLIATAFYMQEVMGLEPCYMCILQRIFVMATGFVALLALLHNPGRLGYRVYSLLTAAAALTGSFFSGKQLWLQSLPEGHPYIPDCGASVAYLFEVESFFNALDKLLRGDGNCAEVQWTFLGLSIPGWTLVCFIGLAALALWQFTRKPDRINN
- the rsd gene encoding sigma D regulator, coding for MLENCKSLQERWGGVSHIIDRWLQNRQELLVGYCDLSNVTEFDSNNPDHGQQLQALCENLVDYISAGHFEVYQQLMEEGRAFNDKQALSEASQLLNEVHSATQAALDFNDKYLATDDLETLAVDLSQLGESLAARFEIEDRMIEVLHTAHQEQASAG
- a CDS encoding FKBP-type peptidyl-prolyl cis-trans isomerase, translated to MKKTLAIAIASLLALQLSGCGKEERQPEPLTLDSDANKASYLLGYELAKQMQRDGVVVNADAVAQGARDAVASSAVQVSDDSALEVVDTTASNYLVVRQEVIALQRKQSNPNWQAGQQFLTENASKDGVVTTDSGLQYQVLTEGSGARPEATDEVEVHYHGTLIDGTVFDSSVDRDQKITFPLNRVIPGWTEGVQLMKEGAKYRFFIPSELAYGGRAAGPTIQPHSTLVFDVELFKVNP
- a CDS encoding FKBP-type peptidyl-prolyl cis-trans isomerase, translating into MKLIKPVAIATFAVALAGCNEQAADKAASNAEVELTTQQQKMSYLIGQNMAKQFQAQGFHLDSDALLLAVRDVAEGKERLSQEEIAQTIETFQKDQLALQQEAQAKAEAEFNQLAEKNLAEGQVFLQANGAKEDVVTTDTGLQYKVLASGEGATPGAADSVEVHYRGTLIDGSEFDSSFKRGVPANFQVNQVIPGWTEALQLMKEGDKWQLTIPAELAYGPGGTPSIGPNSVLQFDVELLKVTPAQTDDKG
- a CDS encoding TIGR02444 family protein, yielding MSDSNNNPFWNYSLALYGDIEPWCLAMQNAHGANVNLLLFCCFAGSQGYQLQAQHIEALDQVTDQWNSHVIKPLRGLRQQLPEDQLGRDYDSARQLLLAAELEAERYSQQQIWNWWQSQCDTVEATNQQPVLANLMAYGQSLSMPEPPATVIDAALCMNI
- the trmB gene encoding tRNA (guanosine(46)-N7)-methyltransferase TrmB, coding for MKPEFKKKSIRSFVVRGGRMTEGQNNAFERWWPEYGLSLYDGSLDTGATFGRNAPLVLEIGFGMGDSLLEMAAAEPDKDFIGIDVHPPGVGRLINNAGKQGLSNLRCYLADANDVLEDCIADASLARVQLYFPDPWHKKKHHKRRIVQPVFVEQIGRKLAVGGTFHLATDWQNYAEHMLEVMEAAANFSNVAGSGEFSPRPDYRPVTKFEKRGERLGHGVWDLLYTRDE
- a CDS encoding DUF423 domain-containing protein, with the protein product MQRKWLAIAAISGFTAVALGAFGAHGLKPTFTAYQLGVWETAVQYQMFHTLALLSLASAGQLVCRRMASISAWLFTVGIVVFSGSLYVLATTGIKWLGAITPLGGLAFLAGWAFLLVSAFKKNKP
- the rpoH gene encoding RNA polymerase sigma factor RpoH, producing MTTSTSTALQSTEWLSPGANIGAYIQGVNTIPVLSAEDEKALAEQLYYQENLDSARQLVMSHLRFVVHIARSYNGYGLNMADLIQEGNVGLMKAVKRFNPEKGVRLVSFAVHWIKAEIHEYVLRNWRIVKVATTKAQRKLFFNLRGQKKRLAWLTHDEAKAVASDLGVEVDQVYEMEKRLSAHDTGFDAPDNDDDDNAYQAPVYYLEDKRSDPAMQLEQEDSQADSYSRMGLAMQELDERSRDILQQRWLSEEKATLHDLADKYGVSAERIRQLEKNAMKKVRASMEA
- the ftsX gene encoding permease-like cell division protein FtsX, which translates into the protein MATAPLNTATAVVFMASNNHATQRARGARESRTGVGARLHSWAQHHRDSAINAWRKMREMPLQATMTTLVIAIALALPAALYAVVNNLQQVSDGIESSAQMSLYLKHGSSLSAANKLHLQLKTRPLVTRAQLVSAEDALQEFQSHSGLGDALAQLEENPLPHVLVLEFDQGLVSPEELSATADELQQLPLVDSVRLDMQWVQRLHGILNMGRRVAFALGIALALGVLLVIGNTIRLAVENRRDEIVVVKLVGGTNGYVRRPFLYTGLWYGVSGGLLGWLLVCAGLLWLGASVAHLSALYESGFEIVNLGITELGALLLGGGVLGLVGAWLAVGRHLGDIEPR
- the ftsE gene encoding cell division ATP-binding protein FtsE, producing the protein MIKFDSVGKRYPGGKEALNGVSFELEAGEMAFLTGHSGAGKSTLLKLIMAMELPTRGQLLINGKNLGRLHRSQVPYYRRNVGVVFQNHQLLFDRSVYANVALPLQVSGFPARDIGKRVRAVLDGVGLLDKERQNPISLSGGEQQRVGIARALVHKPRILLADEPTGNLDPELSAEIMGLLRRFNEVGVTMLIATHDISLISQLGLRRLALQQGQLVGDSAFEYGYGGGVYGEQ
- the ftsY gene encoding signal recognition particle-docking protein FtsY, whose translation is MSDNEHSAAASGDSENSKKGGLFGRFRRKSEVAGAAPADNLPSDTPSADSPQPMTAEKPKVSFRERMRRALARTGSGIGSLFMGRKVIDEELLDELETQLLMADVGVETTADIIANLTDQLKRSELKDSAALQAALQRMLQDVLVPCEQPLACDTQADGPFILLVVGVNGVGKTTTIGKLAKRLQGEGKSVMLAAGDTFRAAAVEQLQAWGERNQVPVVAQHTGADSASVIFDAIQSARAKNVDVIIADTAGRLHNKSNLMEELKKVQRVIAKLDDSAPHEVLLVLDAGTGQNALSQMQQFHDAVEVSGIALTKLDGTAKGGIAFALARRFGAPIRFIGVGEGADDLQPFVAAEFVSALLASETSIDD
- the rsmD gene encoding 16S rRNA (guanine(966)-N(2))-methyltransferase RsmD, producing the protein MSPKPSRPRTANSKNQLRIIGGQWRGRKLDFPDVEGLRPSGDRVRETLFNWLSFHLPGARCLDLFAGSGALGLEALSRGAAHTVLVEKNPTAARQLQSHCQTLGADAKVLATDALAWLKTSSASPFDVVFLDPPFGKELLESCYQLLTDHGWLTSNALVYVECGANEHNPAPNNWELHREKHSGQVVYRLYRCG
- the coaD gene encoding pantetheine-phosphate adenylyltransferase, whose amino-acid sequence is MKKVIYPGTFDPITNGHVDLVERATRLFDHIVVAIASSESKGPLFTLEERIALAQEALAHLGDKVEVKGFNCLMVDFLHRCGAQAVLRGLRAVSDFEYEFQLANMNRALSTNAESIFLTPAEKHSYISSSLVREIGSLGGDISAFVHPVVAAALKKKFNL
- a CDS encoding DUF3412 domain-containing protein encodes the protein MDTITQASVRPSKSLELLSHREISELLNTNADVLGQFRQCALAVLNTGSEIDDAAEMLAAYKDFEVAVEPTSRGLRLRVFNAPASAFVDGKMIRGIQDHLFAALRDIVFTHTKLLAKQPPENPEAITDIVFRIARNADALPSNTAPNLAVCWGGHSISREEYDYSKLVGYQLGLRGINIATGCGLGAMKGPMKGATIGHAKQQIHNGRYMGISEPGIIASESPNPIVNELMILPDIEKRLEAFVRLAHAIVVFPGGAGTTEEILYLIAIRLHPDNKDIPMPFILTGPECSRAYFDSLDRFIRNTLGAEAANCYDIIIDNPEQVARQVKRGMEQVHRYRRKHQLAYYFDWHTHIHWQLQEPFEPNHDNMAALNLHRDQPTQQLAAELRRAFSGIVAGNVKAYGIEQIERHGPYHLKGEPQLMDEVSKLLQEFVQQRRMKLSGEYKPCYEITTG